The following proteins are co-located in the Kiritimatiellaceae bacterium genome:
- the cls gene encoding cardiolipin synthase → MHLSLHILWALVWICHLTAFVLVTFHCLQRRRNATSTLLWIFIAWSFPAIGPLFYLSFGIDRVGDRGFLKFLADEHILETRKGTQIAAPRAYWHHLTGAPAENEFQRELNRTLDALIPDHPALAGNRLVPLVDGDEAYPRMLEAIRSAKRHIHLQSYIIGNDEISRKFMDALAAKAAEGVQVRLLYDRFGSSSALFGGLFRRARKVPNFRVAGWTQANPLKRQFQINLRNHRKTLVVDGEIGFFGGINLLDDHITRPGKPPIRDYHFEVEGPIVQELQYSFLRDWYFITEESPEKLLTEEYFPHANPAGEITARLISTGPSTVEDVATESFFNSIVLAKKQILAVTPYFVPPEDILRALRSAALRGVDVHLVVPKENNHRYAGYASRALYEELLLAGVHIHERRPPFMHAKALIIDGEFSLVGTANLDVRSLHLNYETCLAVYSTEFTDAMKEIIHEDIASSDEVLLADWQARPAAYRLRENLAALLTPIL, encoded by the coding sequence ATGCATTTGAGTCTGCACATCTTATGGGCGCTCGTATGGATATGCCATCTGACCGCTTTTGTGCTCGTCACGTTTCACTGCCTTCAGCGCCGCCGCAACGCCACCTCCACTCTCCTCTGGATATTCATCGCCTGGTCGTTCCCGGCGATCGGCCCGCTCTTCTATCTCAGCTTCGGCATTGATCGCGTCGGCGACCGCGGCTTTTTGAAGTTCCTCGCCGACGAACATATATTGGAAACCCGCAAAGGAACTCAAATTGCCGCACCGCGCGCCTACTGGCACCATCTCACCGGTGCACCGGCCGAAAACGAATTCCAGCGCGAACTCAACCGGACGCTTGACGCTCTGATTCCGGACCATCCCGCGCTCGCCGGCAACCGTCTCGTGCCGCTGGTGGATGGCGACGAAGCCTACCCGCGCATGCTCGAAGCCATCCGGAGTGCCAAACGCCACATCCATCTCCAGAGCTATATCATCGGTAACGATGAGATCAGCCGAAAATTCATGGACGCCCTCGCCGCCAAAGCCGCAGAAGGTGTTCAGGTGCGCCTGCTTTACGACCGCTTCGGCTCCAGCAGCGCTCTCTTTGGCGGACTATTCCGCCGGGCGCGCAAAGTTCCGAACTTCCGCGTCGCCGGCTGGACACAGGCCAATCCGCTCAAACGCCAGTTTCAAATTAACCTGCGCAACCACCGCAAAACCCTGGTCGTGGATGGAGAGATCGGGTTTTTCGGCGGCATCAATCTGCTCGACGACCACATCACCCGCCCCGGCAAACCGCCCATCCGCGACTACCACTTCGAGGTTGAAGGCCCGATCGTTCAGGAACTGCAATATTCCTTCCTGCGCGACTGGTACTTCATCACGGAAGAATCTCCGGAAAAACTGCTGACGGAGGAATACTTCCCGCATGCAAACCCCGCCGGAGAAATCACCGCCCGCCTTATCAGCACCGGCCCTTCCACCGTCGAAGATGTCGCCACCGAAAGTTTTTTTAACAGCATCGTGCTGGCCAAAAAACAGATTCTCGCCGTCACGCCCTACTTTGTTCCGCCGGAAGATATTCTCCGCGCTTTGCGTTCCGCCGCCCTGCGCGGCGTGGATGTTCATCTCGTGGTGCCGAAAGAAAACAACCACCGCTACGCCGGTTACGCCAGCCGCGCCCTCTACGAAGAACTCCTGCTGGCCGGCGTACACATTCATGAACGCCGTCCGCCGTTCATGCATGCCAAGGCGCTTATCATTGACGGAGAATTTTCACTCGTTGGAACCGCCAACCTCGACGTGCGCAGTCTGCATCTGAACTACGAAACCTGTCTCGCGGTTTACAGCACGGAATTCACCGACGCCATGAAAGAGATTATCCACGAAGATATCGCCTCCAGCGACGAAGTCCTTCTTGCCGACTGGCAAGCCCGTCCGGCGGCCTACCGCCTGCGCGAAAACCTCGCCGCACTCTTAACGCCGATACTCTGA
- a CDS encoding zinc ribbon domain-containing protein has product MNKFKQRIIEFKARLTSVSKEEPLNKLSLATIIILDLFILTLVFTGLNEHTQQLTTAAEYMPPEAQSIFIDQEWSSANRISELQPLILSDRNNYKYRYEGRFEERTIKLMHPASRTFYQQVKTLSQDKELHTLFLSRQKYVEERKKTEIAFDEAKRSYDTQLLENIANATAGTANAISTTARQYAQKIDQLSGEIRTTEQKINSQPDIQKLWVLITPDDIAREKIVSDYKHFQFWFPLKELGWQLVFLLPIFGIFYAWSARSVKNDNPIQTLIASHLLVIASLPIILKIIELVVDIIPKHFFKHLFNILQTLHLMALWHYFVIFFAIIVGLSLVYFIQRKVFDKQKMMQKRLMKNACISCNKRLPPCAKFCPFCGTRQLEECTACKQETPSGGPCCIHCGTSR; this is encoded by the coding sequence ATGAACAAATTCAAACAACGCATAATAGAATTCAAAGCCCGCTTGACCTCAGTCAGTAAAGAAGAACCGCTGAACAAACTGTCGTTGGCCACAATTATTATTCTCGATCTCTTTATCCTAACGCTAGTTTTTACCGGACTGAATGAGCACACGCAACAACTCACCACGGCTGCAGAATATATGCCGCCTGAAGCCCAGAGTATTTTTATTGATCAGGAATGGAGTTCCGCCAACCGCATTTCAGAGCTTCAGCCGCTTATTCTGTCAGACAGGAACAACTACAAGTATCGCTATGAAGGCCGTTTTGAAGAGCGAACAATCAAACTCATGCACCCGGCAAGCCGTACGTTCTACCAACAGGTAAAAACACTCTCGCAAGACAAAGAATTGCACACCCTCTTCCTAAGCCGCCAAAAATACGTTGAAGAACGGAAGAAAACCGAGATTGCCTTCGACGAGGCCAAAAGATCCTACGATACACAGCTGCTGGAAAACATCGCCAACGCTACCGCAGGCACGGCGAACGCTATCTCTACAACAGCCCGGCAATATGCACAAAAAATTGACCAGCTCAGCGGAGAAATCCGAACGACGGAACAGAAAATAAACTCTCAACCCGACATTCAAAAACTGTGGGTTCTCATTACCCCGGATGACATTGCTCGAGAAAAAATCGTCTCCGATTACAAACATTTCCAATTCTGGTTTCCGCTTAAGGAACTCGGATGGCAACTCGTCTTTCTGCTACCTATCTTCGGCATTTTTTATGCATGGAGCGCCCGTAGCGTTAAAAATGACAATCCTATTCAGACCCTTATCGCCTCGCATCTTCTTGTGATCGCCTCTCTGCCTATCATTTTGAAAATCATTGAGCTCGTGGTTGATATTATTCCTAAGCACTTTTTTAAACACCTGTTCAATATCCTGCAAACCCTTCATCTGATGGCGCTCTGGCATTACTTCGTCATCTTCTTCGCCATAATCGTCGGTCTTTCTCTGGTTTACTTCATTCAAAGGAAGGTATTCGATAAACAGAAAATGATGCAGAAACGCCTCATGAAGAACGCCTGCATATCCTGTAATAAGCGGTTGCCACCCTGCGCAAAATTCTGCCCGTTCTGCGGGACCCGACAACTGGAAGAATGCACTGCCTGCAAACAAGAAACTCCGTCCGGCGGCCCCTGTTGCATCCATTGCGGAACATCGCGATAA
- a CDS encoding O-acetylhomoserine aminocarboxypropyltransferase/cysteine synthase — translation MSKNTETLALHAGYTPDSTGSCAVPVYRTSAYVFRDTEHAANLFGLKELGNIYSRLMNPTNDVLEQRVAALEGGAAALAVASGTAAIFYSIINLAQAGDEIVASSNLYGGTYTQFNNILPQLGIKVKFVDPTDPQNFAKAITAKTKALYTETIGNPSLDVSDIEAISKIAHAHGLPLIVDSTFTTPHLLRPIEHGADIVVHSLTKWLGGHGNGIGGIVVDSGKFNWVTGKHPLLSEPDDSYHGIRYAIDLPDGLRPLAYILRMRLVPLRNLGACLSPDNAWQFLQGIETLALRMERHSENALAVAKFLEKQAEIDWVRFPGLESHPSYKIAKKLFKNGFGATVVFEVKGGEQAGKKFIEKLQLFSHLANVGDAKSLAIHPATTTHSQLTAEQQAEGGITPGLIRLSVGLEHIDDILADLKQALK, via the coding sequence ATGAGCAAGAATACCGAAACGCTGGCGCTTCATGCCGGCTACACCCCGGACTCCACAGGCAGCTGTGCGGTTCCCGTTTACAGAACCAGTGCCTATGTCTTCCGCGACACCGAGCACGCCGCCAATCTGTTCGGCTTGAAAGAGCTGGGCAATATTTATTCGCGGCTGATGAACCCGACGAACGATGTGCTCGAACAGCGCGTCGCCGCGCTCGAAGGCGGAGCCGCCGCTCTTGCAGTAGCGTCCGGCACGGCAGCCATCTTCTACAGCATCATCAACCTCGCTCAGGCCGGTGATGAAATCGTGGCGTCTAGCAACCTCTACGGCGGAACCTACACGCAGTTCAACAACATCCTGCCGCAGCTGGGCATTAAGGTGAAATTTGTCGATCCGACCGATCCGCAGAACTTCGCCAAGGCGATCACGGCTAAAACGAAAGCCCTCTATACCGAAACCATCGGCAATCCGTCGCTAGACGTTTCTGACATCGAGGCCATCTCGAAGATTGCACACGCCCACGGCCTGCCGCTGATCGTGGACAGCACCTTCACCACGCCGCACCTGCTCCGTCCGATCGAACACGGCGCCGACATCGTTGTGCATTCGCTCACCAAATGGCTGGGCGGACACGGCAACGGCATCGGCGGCATCGTAGTGGATTCCGGCAAGTTCAACTGGGTAACCGGCAAACATCCCCTACTCTCCGAGCCGGACGACAGCTATCACGGCATCCGCTACGCCATCGACCTTCCGGACGGACTTCGGCCGCTGGCCTACATTCTGCGGATGAGACTGGTACCGCTACGGAACCTCGGCGCGTGTCTTTCGCCCGACAATGCGTGGCAGTTCCTGCAAGGCATTGAAACACTCGCCCTACGCATGGAGCGTCACAGCGAAAATGCGCTGGCCGTTGCGAAGTTCCTTGAGAAACAGGCCGAGATCGACTGGGTCCGCTTCCCCGGACTCGAAAGCCATCCATCATACAAGATCGCGAAGAAACTTTTCAAAAACGGTTTCGGCGCGACGGTGGTTTTCGAAGTCAAAGGCGGCGAACAGGCCGGTAAGAAGTTCATCGAAAAGCTTCAGCTCTTCTCGCACCTCGCCAACGTTGGCGACGCGAAGAGCCTGGCAATTCATCCGGCGACCACGACGCACTCTCAGCTTACGGCTGAGCAGCAGGCAGAAGGCGGAATTACACCCGGCCTGATCCGTCTCTCCGTCGGCTTGGAGCACATCGACGATATTCTCGCCGATCTGAAACAAGCGCTGAAATAG
- a CDS encoding homoserine O-acetyltransferase produces MKTVETQFFTYDTLTLKSGVRFGPVTLAYETYGTLNEKRDNAILLFHALSGSQHAAGFNPAVPGTGEKWNADCQTGWWSDYIGPGKIIDTNRFFVICINYFGGCYGSTGPSSINPATGKPYGGGFPRIHFSDIVDSQLPLLAHFGIKKLHATIGASLGGMLVANLAARYPQITDRIIAIACGIEPTTLIRAHNIEQILAIENDPNFRNGDYYDGEPPLRGLALARMISHKTFVSLDFIEARAQNRWEQEYDEFSWYKVCSPLESYILHQGRKLVRRFDANTYLQLVAAWSEYHLLRDTGAPDYATLFKACANQRYLIFTIDDDYCFYPEEQEYYRKKLEEGRVPVKHVIVHSDKGHDSFLLEPHLYENDLRQALNS; encoded by the coding sequence ATGAAAACCGTTGAAACCCAATTTTTCACCTATGACACGCTGACGCTGAAAAGCGGGGTCCGCTTCGGCCCCGTCACGCTGGCGTACGAAACCTACGGCACGCTGAACGAAAAGCGCGACAATGCCATCCTGCTGTTTCACGCGCTTTCCGGTTCGCAGCACGCCGCAGGCTTTAATCCCGCCGTGCCCGGCACCGGTGAAAAATGGAACGCCGATTGCCAGACCGGCTGGTGGAGCGACTACATCGGGCCGGGAAAAATTATTGATACCAACCGGTTCTTCGTGATCTGCATCAACTATTTCGGCGGATGCTACGGCAGCACCGGCCCGTCCTCCATCAATCCCGCCACCGGCAAACCTTACGGCGGAGGTTTCCCCCGCATTCACTTCAGCGACATTGTGGACTCACAGCTTCCGCTGCTTGCACATTTCGGCATCAAAAAACTGCACGCAACCATCGGTGCATCGCTCGGTGGAATGCTCGTCGCCAATCTGGCGGCCCGCTATCCGCAGATCACAGACCGTATCATCGCCATTGCCTGCGGCATCGAGCCGACCACGCTGATCCGCGCCCATAACATCGAGCAGATTCTGGCCATTGAAAACGACCCGAACTTCCGCAACGGCGATTATTACGACGGCGAACCGCCACTGCGCGGACTGGCGCTGGCGCGGATGATTTCGCATAAGACATTCGTTTCGCTGGATTTTATCGAAGCGCGCGCTCAAAACCGCTGGGAGCAGGAATACGACGAATTTTCGTGGTACAAAGTCTGTTCCCCGCTGGAATCCTACATCCTGCATCAGGGACGCAAACTGGTTCGCCGCTTCGACGCCAACACCTACCTGCAGTTAGTCGCCGCCTGGTCGGAATATCACCTGCTGCGAGACACCGGAGCGCCGGATTACGCCACTCTGTTCAAAGCCTGCGCAAACCAGCGCTACCTGATTTTCACAATTGACGACGACTACTGCTTCTATCCCGAAGAGCAGGAATACTACCGGAAGAAACTCGAAGAGGGCCGCGTTCCGGTCAAACATGTCATTGTGCATTCGGACAAAGGTCACGATTCTTTTCTGCTGGAGCCTCACCTTTACGAGAACGATCTCCGCCAAGCACTGAACAGTTGA
- a CDS encoding cell filamentation protein Fic, whose amino-acid sequence MKKNPSRYWSTGIEGEWQPSSGKRVLRNLKGITRKTEMDRAEADALLAVQERYLGIITAETSFTAGLICQMHKDWLGGIYEWAGRYRTVEMQKGSFRWPPAIRVSQNMAVLEKDFLKKRTPCRAGTLEKVSVAVAVIHAELLLVHPFREGNGRLARWLADLMFLQAGYPLPLYNFSGRGSMKRKIEYLNAVIKGYSQETQPLADFFRTCVEDRMREPEA is encoded by the coding sequence ATGAAAAAGAATCCTTCCAGATATTGGAGTACCGGAATTGAAGGCGAGTGGCAGCCCAGCTCCGGCAAGCGGGTTCTGCGCAACCTCAAAGGAATCACCCGTAAAACAGAAATGGATCGGGCGGAAGCCGATGCCTTGCTTGCCGTGCAGGAACGCTATCTAGGCATTATCACTGCCGAAACGTCCTTCACCGCCGGTTTGATCTGCCAAATGCACAAAGACTGGCTGGGCGGAATTTATGAGTGGGCTGGACGCTATAGAACCGTTGAAATGCAGAAAGGCAGTTTCCGCTGGCCGCCTGCGATCCGTGTTTCCCAAAACATGGCGGTGCTGGAAAAGGACTTTCTGAAAAAACGCACCCCTTGCCGGGCGGGAACGCTGGAAAAAGTTTCCGTCGCAGTCGCGGTCATTCACGCCGAGCTTTTACTGGTTCACCCGTTTCGGGAAGGCAATGGAAGGCTGGCTCGCTGGCTGGCTGATTTAATGTTCCTGCAAGCCGGGTATCCGCTCCCGCTCTACAACTTTTCCGGACGCGGTTCTATGAAGAGAAAAATTGAGTATCTCAACGCTGTAATCAAAGGCTATTCGCAGGAAACTCAGCCTTTGGCGGATTTCTTCAGGACATGCGTGGAAGACCGTATGCGGGAACCGGAGGCATGA
- the floA gene encoding flotillin-like protein FloA (flotillin-like protein involved in membrane lipid rafts), whose translation MGNILGIFLLVVVFVFSAVILSVLAVWVQAWGSGAPIKLYNLIGMKILRKVPVTLIARARIQAIKAGIDISSDLLEAHYLARGNVVNVVQALIAADKANIKLNFQQAAAIDLAGRDILDAVTTSVNPKVIDCPNPKQGTTFLDAVAKDGIRLLIKARVTVRTNLEQLVGGATEETIIARVGQGIVSAVGSMDSYKKVLENPDNISRKVLDSGLDAQTAFEIVSIDIADVSVAGTANTANVGAMLETERAEADKKLRQAEAEGRRAMAIAQEQEMRARVQEMQAKVIEAQAQVPLAIAQAFKEGNLGVMDFYRMQNVMADTSMRESLAGGDEHKKD comes from the coding sequence ATGGGAAACATACTGGGCATCTTTTTACTGGTCGTCGTCTTTGTCTTCTCGGCGGTCATTCTATCCGTACTCGCCGTCTGGGTTCAGGCCTGGGGTTCCGGCGCGCCAATCAAACTCTATAACCTGATCGGAATGAAAATTCTACGCAAGGTGCCGGTCACGCTGATCGCCCGCGCCCGCATTCAGGCCATCAAAGCCGGGATTGATATCAGCAGTGACCTGCTCGAAGCGCATTATCTGGCGCGCGGCAATGTCGTCAACGTCGTGCAGGCGCTGATCGCCGCCGATAAAGCCAACATCAAACTGAACTTCCAGCAGGCCGCCGCGATTGACCTCGCCGGTCGCGATATTCTCGACGCCGTTACCACCAGCGTTAATCCAAAAGTGATCGACTGTCCGAACCCGAAACAGGGCACCACATTCCTCGATGCCGTTGCCAAAGACGGTATTCGTCTTCTCATTAAAGCGCGCGTAACGGTTCGCACCAACCTTGAACAGCTCGTCGGCGGCGCCACCGAAGAAACCATTATCGCCCGCGTCGGACAAGGCATCGTCAGCGCCGTCGGTTCGATGGATTCCTACAAAAAGGTTCTCGAAAATCCCGATAACATCAGCCGCAAGGTGCTCGACAGCGGTCTCGACGCGCAGACCGCGTTTGAAATCGTTTCGATTGATATCGCCGACGTCAGTGTCGCCGGAACCGCCAATACCGCCAACGTCGGTGCCATGCTCGAAACCGAGCGCGCCGAAGCCGACAAAAAGTTGCGTCAGGCGGAAGCCGAAGGCCGCCGCGCCATGGCCATCGCTCAGGAACAGGAAATGCGCGCGCGCGTTCAGGAAATGCAGGCCAAGGTGATCGAAGCGCAGGCGCAGGTTCCGCTGGCCATTGCTCAGGCGTTCAAAGAAGGCAACCTCGGCGTAATGGATTTCTACCGGATGCAGAACGTCATGGCCGACACCTCCATGCGCGAATCGCTCGCTGGCGGTGACGAACATAAGAAAGACTAG
- a CDS encoding NfeD family protein — MSWYLTLLVCGLFLVGVEIFIPGGVVGIAGAAALVGAAAMGFMIFPLWLGWLSLFFILVLTAVAAFVWMKYFPKSRMGKALSLTQHISKRDQDDSAWKPGMRGSALSTLRPAGKATIEGKLADVIADNGTWIEQNSAIEVTKVAGNRIYVRKI, encoded by the coding sequence ATGAGTTGGTACCTTACTCTTCTGGTTTGCGGATTGTTTCTGGTCGGCGTGGAGATTTTTATCCCCGGCGGCGTGGTCGGTATTGCCGGTGCGGCGGCGCTGGTCGGTGCGGCGGCAATGGGCTTTATGATTTTCCCGCTCTGGCTCGGCTGGCTGAGCCTGTTCTTCATTCTGGTGCTAACCGCCGTGGCGGCGTTTGTCTGGATGAAGTATTTCCCGAAGAGCCGGATGGGTAAGGCGCTTTCGCTGACTCAGCATATTTCCAAAAGAGATCAGGACGATTCCGCATGGAAGCCCGGCATGAGGGGCTCCGCGCTGAGCACATTGCGCCCCGCCGGCAAGGCGACGATTGAAGGCAAACTCGCCGATGTCATTGCCGACAACGGAACATGGATCGAACAGAATTCCGCCATCGAAGTCACTAAGGTAGCTGGCAACCGAATTTATGTGAGGAAAATTTGA
- a CDS encoding DEAD/DEAH box helicase, whose protein sequence is MKSQNVFAALIEPLQRAVAEEGYTIPTPIQQQAIPHLLEGRDLLGCAQTGTGKTAAFTLPLLQEMTENKKTAPGGKPRALILTPTRELAAQIGDSIKTYGRHLNVSHTVIFGGVGQNPQVQAMRRGLDVVVATPGRLLDLMAQGHIKLDLIELFILDEADRMLDMGFIPSVRKVIAKLPKKRHSLFFSATMPPVVASLAKELLHDPVQITIDPGQPTVERIAQKLMFVDKENKDELLIDLITDHNMDKVIVFTRTKHGADKVVRQLIQAGISAAAIHGNKSQNARTTALHNFKTGKLRAMVATDIAARGLDVDGITHVVNYDLPEEPETYVHRIGRTARAGTDGDAVAFCSARERDFLRDIEKLIRKTVPVDKTHKYHSETARLATGSDARPEPKGRQGHRRSGGGRPAQGGGREQSRSPRPTHKGGSFSPSRRPR, encoded by the coding sequence ATGAAATCACAAAATGTATTCGCGGCTCTAATTGAGCCGCTGCAACGCGCTGTAGCCGAAGAAGGCTACACCATCCCGACTCCCATTCAGCAGCAGGCGATTCCGCATCTGCTGGAAGGCCGCGACCTGCTCGGTTGCGCCCAGACCGGTACCGGCAAGACCGCCGCGTTCACTCTGCCGCTTCTGCAGGAGATGACAGAGAATAAAAAAACGGCGCCCGGCGGAAAGCCGCGCGCACTGATTTTGACTCCGACGCGCGAACTGGCCGCCCAGATCGGCGACAGTATCAAAACGTACGGTCGCCACCTGAACGTCAGCCACACGGTAATTTTCGGCGGCGTCGGCCAGAACCCGCAGGTTCAGGCGATGCGCCGCGGACTCGATGTGGTGGTTGCCACGCCGGGTCGGCTGCTCGATTTAATGGCGCAGGGCCACATCAAGCTCGACCTGATTGAGCTGTTCATTCTCGACGAAGCCGACCGCATGCTCGACATGGGTTTTATTCCCTCCGTCCGCAAAGTGATCGCCAAGCTTCCGAAAAAACGCCACTCGCTTTTTTTCTCGGCGACGATGCCGCCGGTGGTTGCGAGCCTCGCCAAAGAACTGCTGCACGATCCCGTTCAGATCACCATTGATCCGGGCCAGCCGACGGTTGAGCGGATCGCGCAGAAACTGATGTTCGTCGATAAAGAGAACAAAGATGAACTGCTGATTGATCTGATTACTGACCACAATATGGACAAGGTCATCGTGTTCACCCGCACCAAACACGGCGCGGACAAAGTGGTTCGGCAGCTTATTCAAGCGGGTATTAGCGCCGCCGCCATTCATGGCAATAAATCGCAGAACGCCCGCACGACGGCGCTGCATAATTTCAAGACCGGCAAACTGCGCGCCATGGTCGCCACCGACATCGCCGCCCGCGGTCTCGACGTGGACGGCATTACGCATGTCGTGAATTACGATCTGCCGGAAGAGCCGGAAACCTACGTTCACCGGATTGGCCGCACAGCCCGCGCCGGAACCGACGGCGATGCCGTTGCGTTCTGCTCTGCCCGCGAACGTGACTTTTTGCGCGACATCGAAAAGCTGATCCGCAAAACCGTTCCTGTGGACAAGACGCACAAATACCATTCTGAAACCGCGCGACTGGCTACCGGTTCCGATGCGCGTCCCGAACCGAAGGGTCGGCAGGGACATCGCCGTTCCGGCGGCGGACGTCCGGCGCAAGGTGGCGGAAGAGAACAAAGCCGTTCGCCGCGTCCGACGCATAAAGGCGGATCGTTTTCGCCCAGCCGCCGTCCGCGTTAA